One window of Mesorhizobium loti R88b genomic DNA carries:
- a CDS encoding LLM class flavin-dependent oxidoreductase, translated as MELGLYTFADVSPQPGPGAIGPHERLRNLIEEVELADQVGLDVFGLGEHHRPDYAASAPVVALAAAAERSKRIKLTSAVTVLSSDDPVRVFQQFATLDLLSGGRAEIMAGRGSFIESFPLFGYNLEDYDELFAEKLDLLLAIRDSVKVTWSGNLRASINDRGVYPRPFQDRLPIWIAIGGTPQSAARAGVLGLPLALAIIGGEPARFAPLFDVYREAAKRADADPSGLATSINVHGFIAETTEQAADDFYGPQAEVMNRIGRERGWGPTSRAHFDQSRGPNGALFVGNPEQVAEKIVAQHRIFNNDRFLLQMAIGTMPHTKIMKAIELYGTRVAPIVRKETAKSAAAVAAPVA; from the coding sequence ATGGAACTCGGTCTCTACACCTTTGCCGACGTCAGCCCGCAGCCGGGCCCCGGCGCAATCGGCCCGCATGAGCGCTTGCGCAACCTGATCGAGGAGGTCGAACTGGCCGACCAGGTCGGCCTCGACGTCTTCGGTCTGGGCGAACATCACCGGCCCGATTATGCCGCTTCAGCACCGGTCGTGGCGCTGGCCGCGGCAGCCGAGCGCTCGAAGCGCATCAAGCTGACCAGCGCGGTTACCGTTCTGTCCTCCGATGATCCGGTGCGCGTCTTCCAGCAGTTTGCCACGCTCGATCTTCTGTCGGGCGGCCGCGCCGAGATCATGGCCGGGCGCGGTTCGTTCATCGAATCCTTCCCGCTGTTCGGCTACAATCTGGAGGATTATGACGAGCTGTTCGCCGAAAAGCTCGATCTGCTGCTTGCCATCCGAGACAGCGTCAAGGTCACATGGTCCGGCAATCTGCGCGCGTCGATCAACGATCGCGGTGTCTATCCCCGGCCGTTCCAGGACAGGTTGCCGATCTGGATCGCCATTGGCGGCACGCCCCAGTCTGCTGCCCGCGCGGGCGTGCTCGGCCTGCCGCTGGCGCTTGCCATCATCGGCGGCGAGCCGGCCCGCTTTGCGCCGTTGTTCGATGTCTACCGCGAGGCCGCCAAGCGCGCCGACGCTGACCCGTCGGGCCTCGCCACCAGCATCAACGTGCACGGCTTCATTGCCGAGACGACCGAACAGGCGGCCGACGATTTCTACGGTCCGCAGGCGGAAGTGATGAACCGCATCGGCCGCGAGCGCGGCTGGGGGCCGACATCGCGGGCGCATTTCGACCAATCGCGTGGTCCAAATGGCGCCCTGTTCGTCGGCAATCCGGAGCAGGTAGCGGAAAAGATCGTCGCCCAGCACAGGATTTTCAACAATGACCGCTTCCTGCTGCAGATGGCGATCGGCACCATGCCGCACACCAAGATCATGAAGGCGATCGAACTCTACGGCACCCGGGTAGCACCGATCGTGCGCAAGGAAACGGCGAAATCCGCAGCGGCGGTGGCAGCGCCTGTCGCCTGA
- a CDS encoding carboxymuconolactone decarboxylase family protein, whose translation MQRFTLQTIESAPEKSRPTLKALEEKFGFLPNVMATMANNPVLLNGFAGSFGSFHGGSLDEIEKQVLLLTNAVTIKCPWTVAAHSTFAIEDGIAESEVMAIRAGRLPKDPRYAALSALTKALIETRGNVSDADIDAFTSAGYSKAQILEVVTGIGISTMAATTANMAGTPIEDRFQPQLWSAAA comes from the coding sequence ATGCAGAGATTCACACTTCAGACGATCGAGTCGGCACCGGAGAAATCCAGGCCAACCCTGAAGGCGCTGGAAGAGAAATTTGGCTTCCTTCCGAACGTCATGGCGACAATGGCGAACAATCCGGTTCTTCTCAACGGGTTCGCCGGCAGCTTCGGCAGCTTTCATGGCGGCAGCCTCGATGAAATCGAAAAGCAGGTCCTGCTGCTGACGAATGCCGTCACGATCAAATGTCCCTGGACCGTTGCCGCCCATTCGACGTTCGCCATCGAAGACGGGATCGCCGAGAGCGAGGTCATGGCGATCCGGGCCGGCAGGCTGCCCAAGGATCCCAGATACGCCGCACTTTCGGCGCTGACGAAGGCGCTGATCGAGACCAGGGGAAACGTGAGCGACGCGGATATCGACGCGTTTACCTCGGCGGGCTATTCGAAGGCCCAGATCCTGGAGGTCGTAACCGGGATCGGCATTTCCACCATGGCGGCAACCACCGCCAACATGGCAGGCACGCCGATCGAGGATCGCTTCCAGCCCCAACTGTGGTCCGCAGCGGCTTGA
- the sugE gene encoding quaternary ammonium compound efflux SMR transporter SugE, translating to MSWILLFFAGLFEIGWAIGLKYTDGFSKLVPTVLTVASMIVSLTLLGLALKALPVGTAYAVWTGIGTVGTALLGIWLLGEPATAIRLGCIALIVCGIMGLKFAA from the coding sequence ATGTCCTGGATTCTTCTGTTTTTCGCCGGCCTGTTCGAAATCGGCTGGGCGATCGGCCTCAAATACACCGACGGTTTCTCGAAACTGGTACCGACGGTCCTGACCGTCGCGTCGATGATCGTCAGCCTTACATTGCTCGGCCTGGCGCTGAAGGCGCTTCCCGTCGGAACCGCCTATGCGGTGTGGACCGGCATTGGCACGGTCGGCACCGCGCTGCTCGGCATCTGGCTGCTCGGCGAGCCCGCCACCGCGATCAGGCTGGGCTGCATCGCGCTGATCGTCTGCGGCATCATGGGGCTGAAGTTCGCCGCCTGA
- a CDS encoding helix-turn-helix transcriptional regulator, translating into MKSADLKTNMTPNLGVLLRHWRDLRRRSQLDLSLDTGISQKQISFVESGRSVPGRQTLMAIAQALDVPLRDRNTLLLAAGYAPMFSENAWDSAEMVGVTNALKRMLRQHEPFPALVMDRYWNVLMTNEAAPRFFGCFIDMAARRGPRNMLHLMFDPQGMRPFIANWPDVARSLFERVYRESIGRVVDDKTKALLAELLAYPDVESEWKNPVAIGFMPTIPLGFVMPTKEGPTKEGPTKEGPTKEGGDRVLNYFSMVTTVGTPQTVAAQELRLECMFPADEATENHHAELMKAAGSP; encoded by the coding sequence ATGAAATCGGCTGATCTCAAGACGAACATGACGCCAAACCTCGGCGTGCTGCTGCGCCATTGGCGCGATCTGCGTCGCCGAAGCCAGCTCGATCTATCGCTTGATACAGGCATTTCGCAAAAGCAGATCAGCTTCGTCGAAAGCGGCCGCAGCGTTCCCGGCCGCCAGACCTTGATGGCCATCGCCCAAGCGCTGGATGTCCCCTTGCGCGACCGCAACACATTGCTGCTGGCGGCAGGCTATGCGCCGATGTTTTCCGAGAACGCGTGGGATTCCGCCGAGATGGTTGGTGTGACCAATGCCTTGAAGCGCATGCTGCGACAGCACGAGCCTTTTCCGGCCCTGGTCATGGATCGCTACTGGAACGTGCTCATGACCAATGAAGCCGCGCCGCGCTTCTTCGGCTGTTTCATCGACATGGCCGCCCGCCGGGGGCCGCGCAACATGCTGCACCTGATGTTCGACCCCCAGGGCATGCGCCCATTCATCGCCAATTGGCCAGATGTCGCACGCAGTCTGTTCGAGCGTGTCTATCGCGAATCCATCGGCCGCGTCGTCGACGACAAGACGAAGGCCTTGCTGGCGGAGTTGCTCGCCTATCCCGACGTTGAGAGCGAATGGAAAAACCCGGTGGCGATCGGCTTCATGCCCACAATTCCACTTGGTTTCGTCATGCCGACCAAAGAGGGGCCGACCAAAGAGGGGCCGACCAAAGAGGGGCCGACCAAAGAGGGGGGCGATCGGGTTCTTAACTACTTTTCGATGGTCACCACCGTCGGTACGCCGCAAACCGTTGCCGCCCAGGAACTGCGCCTCGAGTGCATGTTCCCGGCGGACGAGGCGACCGAAAACCATCATGCGGAGCTTATGAAGGCCGCCGGTAGCCCGTAG
- a CDS encoding DUF6481 family protein, giving the protein MAIYREKDIFERRNAANEAKKALLERFKSKPAADDPAVVARQAERKAILEAREIREAEKARLKQEKLAREAVEKAEREAAAEAARIAAEEAAQAEAKIKEAEETERIARLLADEAERKAKRDARYAARKQRTGRTPPGFSAR; this is encoded by the coding sequence TTGGCTATCTACAGGGAAAAAGACATTTTCGAGCGGCGCAATGCCGCGAACGAGGCAAAGAAGGCGCTTCTGGAGCGCTTCAAGTCAAAGCCGGCGGCAGATGATCCTGCGGTTGTGGCGCGACAGGCCGAGCGCAAGGCAATCCTCGAGGCTCGTGAGATCCGCGAAGCCGAGAAGGCTCGGTTGAAGCAGGAAAAGCTGGCACGCGAGGCGGTCGAGAAGGCCGAGCGCGAGGCGGCGGCCGAAGCGGCGCGTATTGCAGCCGAAGAGGCAGCACAGGCTGAAGCGAAGATCAAGGAAGCCGAAGAGACCGAGCGCATTGCTCGCTTGCTGGCCGACGAAGCCGAACGCAAAGCAAAACGCGACGCGCGCTATGCGGCGCGCAAGCAGCGCACCGGCAGAACGCCCCCAGGCTTCTCCGCCCGCTAA